One window of the Candidatus Kaelpia imicola genome contains the following:
- a CDS encoding DUF58 domain-containing protein translates to MKSPFLSNNKGCCVLTEFGLYALIVAVFLTSLGFILQSNLIYLVASGLWGLVLTDFLFSFLSLRGIRVTRFAPTHAVRGEDFKIRIRLENRGFSKYLIRLTDSSFTENISGVELPIVRSLKNSEILELDYIMKIKARGVHNLESVQAESSFPLGLWRRVINFPSRSKITIYPEFYEVPQFAVSYRGMRSEFANTSSNRPGMGGNFLQIREYQYGDSLKNIHWRATARTGKLMVKELEKFTLSNLSIVLDSSSNMVLGLLEESNFEYAVKTAATIANKALSTRYHVKLIYYNQIKKKIEFKKAYGRMTPILDSLSKIGTTERINVKDLVDASIPEIEKESVAVFVLLSLNSDVTQKIIQLANQGIDSVLVVFDPRSFAAVLDKKIGNFYNVFSQLMSGEAFYLTGEGIRVYMVKHGDRIPDALSRPHMFLSS, encoded by the coding sequence ATGAAATCTCCGTTCCTATCCAATAATAAGGGTTGCTGTGTTTTAACAGAGTTTGGCTTATATGCTCTGATTGTAGCGGTATTTTTAACTTCTCTTGGTTTTATACTGCAGTCCAATCTTATCTATCTTGTAGCATCAGGACTCTGGGGGCTTGTTTTGACTGACTTTTTATTTTCTTTTCTCTCCTTGAGAGGAATAAGGGTTACAAGATTTGCTCCGACTCATGCAGTTAGAGGTGAGGATTTTAAAATAAGAATAAGATTAGAGAATAGAGGGTTCTCTAAGTACTTAATAAGATTGACTGATAGTAGTTTTACTGAAAATATATCCGGGGTAGAGCTTCCTATTGTACGTAGTTTAAAAAACAGTGAGATTTTAGAGCTGGATTATATTATGAAAATTAAAGCAAGGGGTGTTCATAATCTTGAGTCTGTTCAGGCAGAGAGCAGTTTTCCTCTTGGTCTTTGGAGGAGGGTTATAAATTTTCCCTCCAGATCCAAAATTACCATATACCCTGAATTTTACGAGGTGCCTCAATTTGCGGTATCTTATAGGGGTATGAGATCGGAGTTTGCAAATACATCTTCTAATAGGCCTGGTATGGGCGGTAACTTTTTGCAGATACGAGAGTATCAATACGGGGATAGTTTAAAGAATATTCATTGGAGAGCAACGGCTAGAACAGGAAAGCTTATGGTCAAAGAGCTAGAGAAATTTACTCTTTCAAACCTTTCTATAGTATTAGATAGTTCCTCTAATATGGTTTTAGGATTGCTTGAAGAGTCCAATTTTGAATATGCAGTTAAAACAGCTGCAACTATAGCCAACAAAGCTTTGAGTACTCGCTATCATGTAAAGCTTATATACTACAATCAGATTAAAAAGAAGATCGAGTTTAAGAAGGCTTACGGCCGAATGACTCCAATATTAGACAGCCTTTCTAAGATAGGTACGACGGAGAGGATAAATGTCAAAGATCTCGTAGATGCTTCTATACCTGAGATTGAGAAGGAGTCTGTTGCGGTTTTTGTCTTACTCTCCCTTAACTCTGATGTTACTCAAAAAATCATACAACTTGCAAATCAGGGTATTGATTCTGTGCTTGTCGTATTTGATCCCAGGTCTTTTGCCGCTGTTCTGGATAAGAAGATTGGGAATTTTTATAATGTCTTCTCCCAACTTATGAGCGGAGAAGCGTTCTATTTAACTGGTGAAGGTATAAGGGTGTATATGGTAAAACATGGCGATCGTATACCTGATGCGTTAAGTAGACCGCATATGTTTTTATCTTCTTAA